CTAGCTATCACCTTTGTTGTCAGTGAGCATATTCTTTAATTAAATATGATTACTCCCtaagcagaaaaaaaattgccgttttattttttgcccctttcgccctTGTTGTAAGTGGGCGTAGTTAGGACTGGGCGATTTtgatgtctcaaattatctctcttttaaaATGACGCGAAACCGTTAGCAAATGTTCAAGGGCGAAAAATGCACAGGCTTGAAAattaccctgtatacagtatttatgaaagtttattttttccCTCAGAATCCTGCAAGCACCTTAAAGACGTCCAAGTTTCCTTGTTCATATCAGACTTCTATCAGGGTAAAGCGGAAAAAGAGGACACTAAACTCAAGAAGTGGCAGAAATTTGTAAAGGATATCAAGGTAAACCAGTCTCAAAAGCTTCAATGGTATTTTAGAGATAAAAATGACTTCATGTAAGCACACTAAAAAAGCAACATTCGCCAGCAACCCAGGTGTGGGATAGGGCTAAATACCCAAGGAAACTGCAATTTATGCcataaaatttacacttaacATGTCAAAATTTTTTAGCATCGTTAATACAGGGAAATTCGGTATCATCATATCTAGATATTTGATCTCTGTTTTCAAATAATCCACAATGAAAACTAATTGACAtgcatttgtatttttcttttcagagcCTAGAGCGAATTCCTGGTCTCGGGAATATTCTGAAGCTGAGCCTACAAAACACCTAAATATGTTCCATATTTCTCCAacaatatacattatatttatgttttaaattaatttattcatcATTTCTTGCCACAGGACATATACCGGTAATATGGCATTTTATACAGTCAGTAACCTAGAATGAAACTAccattttataaagttttttttatgtagggtgttatgtttatttttaaaagaagaactTTGGTAAGCAATATATGTACTCATTTCTGATCAATTTGTTCATGCCTAATGCAATGAAATAATGTTATTAAAACAATGTATTAAATATACTCTCAAAGTTCAATTATATGGCatcattatttacattaaatttagtttttaatcATAGAAAACATATTTGAGTGAAGTGTCTGTACAATCTGTGACATTTTTTTCATGATGGAACTCACATGGAAGATAAGCAGTAAATAACTGCCGATTCCTTATTTAATGCCAGTACTTAATTCCATTTTTCTGTTGCAGATTgttaagaatataaaattgcaaatgccAAACTTTTTATTGTATCTTATATAGTTCACAACTATCAGAAAATGAATTGCGAGATTTTAATACCTGCGAAGGGTGCCTCTTGCGATTTTACACACCTATTGATTCATGTTCAACTGGGAATCTACAACAATTTAAACAATCAAATAAGTTCACTGATTTTAGAGACTCTGTGTTCAATAGTCTAAAGAACACAGATAGTAGATTCAAATCTTGCAGGAAAAAACAATTTGATGATTTCAAGTggtttattcaatttttttttttgatatcaagtgATTAACCAACAATTGGTGTACAAGTATGTACCAGCACTTtcacagaaaatattttaatttgattgacgTAAATACAATCACATGTAAAGGTGCTAGCAAATTTGCCAATAAATACAAACAAGTTGACAACATGATTCCATTAAAAGGTGTGCATTAAAGTCTTGAGATATTGAGTCTTATACATTCCCATTTACAGCAATTTTGGTATCATGAACGAAAATGTTGACCTATCTCAAGGTGTCCTTGTTGGTAAGGTAATTAATTATTCAGCTGTATCTCTACATGTTCGATACAGTTCAGCAGGAGTTTCAATAATTGTCAATCATCACAATTTTCTCACAGAATGCCCAAATAACAACAtacaagaaaacaaataaatttgttCTATTCTTGAAATCACTGTTGAATACATCAGAAAATGTAACTTGATTCTTCGCATAATATACAAGTTCAATTTAACTGAACTAGCTAACTGCACACATAGTGCCATATGCTGTTTAAGCATGGGAGACTGTCAAAGTAACATGATTATTCTCTTGTGGACAAGAGCATAAATTGGtgtatcaaatattaatatgtaatcaaaaaatTCCCAAACAACCAATTATAAGTAATTCTGATACAAAAAATGACGAATCACCAAATTAAATTCAGAATATGAtgtactgtagaagcagaaatattcgttgaggatttaatttcgttatttttgttggcagtataaatcaacgaaattaaatccatgatgaATTCTTAACCCGAGTTACAAAGAAATTACGATATGACGAAATTGAATGCCAAcagaattttatttggtttaaaaacaacgaaattttgaccccacgaaaatatgtgcttctacagtttataatttcaaaactatgatattttaatggacTTTGGTAGATTAAAGCTCTTGAAGTTAGATGACACGGAATggtgtgcatgtacatgtatttctgcaCCACATTAATTGATTCAATCTCGGTAGATTGTGTTATCATCTTCATCTACCAGGGGGTATCTATGGTATTTGAACAACTCGGCCATGGAGCACTCTATAATTATTTCGACAACACTGTAGATCACAACTCCAAAACAAATCCTATGAAATGAAGTTGTCCTGTGATATAAACTGGAAATTATGGTCTAttcaaaaagaaagaaagacatGGTATAGACAGTCCAGCTCCTTATAGTTTGGATTTTGCTTTCCCAATGTCGATAAAGGGCTTGGGTAGAGGGTATAGCCCCATGTGCCTCTTGAAGTCAGCAATGTCCTCTACCACGCACGGCTGCAAGAGattaccatatacatgtatgtatatgtaaaaaacaaGTAAAAACAGAAATAGACTTGCATTCCATCACTACAGCTACAAtgtctgttttaaaaaaaagaaaataatcaaattgaaatgacagaaaattcattcattttactGACGAATCTGTCTCTCACCTTTGGAAGATTGGTAGGAACTGGTAGCAGGTCCGCTCCATTGTCCTCAGGACTTAATGTGTTTGTATTTAGTTCCTCTGAGGTCGGCAGGATGTGTATACTCAGTTTATGTCTGTGAGGGGCATTGATGGCTACAAAGTCCTAAAACAAAAACCGCcaacaaatcattttattaaaaccaAACTATCTGTTTGCAGtgcatttgatttttgaaaatatggaATATAAAAGGTAGATGAAATCATTGGTCTTCATATTATTGGTTAGGATGACCACCAGTTAATAGATAATTTTGTCTGGATTAAGTTCCAAtctattttctcaaaatatcaaaGTCATACAGAGTGATGAACATATGATTTGTATGTGGATGTACCTTAAAAAACATGATGAGGTCATCTTTCTTAATATTCTTCAAACATGCAACTTCAATCTCATctggaaaacaaaaacatgtataaaagtCAAAATAGTTCATCAACCTGAATGGAGAAAAAAGACTCATAGGCAATGagattttgataataattaaaattccTATAGGGCTCTCACATTTTCATGAAGGGACAGAAAAAAGGGAAAGATTATAATTGTCCTttcttttattgatattttattgatattttcaaaaacaattcaCCTCTGTCGAAGTTGTACGTGTTGGAAATGATTTCGGACCAGTACTTCATGTTctgttcattaattttcttggttttctcCATCCTTTTGGTGGCCAGGGCTCCAACATGCTTGTCATACTCCTCCTGACTCATATCTCTGATGACAGTCTGTTTCAATTCAAAAGTGAAACAAGGCTGATTAATTTACAAAGTTCATCAAATAacactattatttttttatgctttacATAACCAGCTAAAGGGAAGCATCTTAAAAAGTAATGAACACTCAAGTCCTGGATGGTCTGTGCAACTTGACATGTATAAAAAtccaaataaaatacatgtacaagtttctGTGCAAGATCTATGAAATGTGTATATAATAGTCAAGTATCAATGGAAGATTAACCCTCTCTGACCACCTGTATAGAAGGACTTACTTCCATATGATTAAGGAAGGCTTCCACTCGATCATCAACATACTGTGGTGGTCTGTCGGACTGAATTATGACTCGTAATCCCTGGACACCGCGAGCCCGCCGCACACCGCTAAACACAATGTATCCTGTCAAACCGCAAAGTGTATGAAAATAAGTAGAGAGTTTGTCTTGTTCTCAGATTTACTCATCCTCACACATATACctgtacagttgaacttcggtaTCTCGAACAGTCAtgtctcgaatacaatggatatgtcaaagtgatttgtatgtcccaaccacttatttatTAAGTATTTTACTCTCAATACAGGGTActtggatatctcgaagtttttaaacagtcccatctgtTCGAGAttacgaagtttgactgtataatATATTATCACCTAATGTATAAACTTTGATGATTTCAAAACAGTATTATATGTTAACTTTAATATCCATATAAAACCTGAAATTCTCTTTGGTTGCACTGTACCGGTATATTACAGTGTGATAATGAATATATACCTAACTGTTCCTTTGTTCTGAGAATGTTGAAGCACGGCTCGGCCAGGATCTGTACCAACAGCTCCAGTAACATGTTGGGCAGGGTGTCCTGCATACCACACTGGTAGTAGATACAGATGGAGCTACTCTTGTGGACCTTGTTGTCCGTCTGGTACAGATAATAACAACCTGGAGAACAAAAAAAGtccaaaatcacaaaaaattatcatattttagcTGCGTATTGTAACCCAACAAGCAAGAGGGGGGTGTTTTAAACGGGAACTCTTGAAAAGTTTTCATAATATTAAACATACCTTGTTTGAACCTTAAAGTATTCATAAACATGTCATCAAATACCGGTAATAAGGCGAAATGTGATTCAATGATACCTTGGGACAGAATATATTACGAACAACTTAATAAGTTAGTTGAACACTGGGTCTTAGATCTGAGTACCGGTATACATGACAGAGAATTAGTAGCTTATCAAACATGTACCTGTAGGACAAACTTGCAGTGTTTACCGGTACCTACTATGAGCAGTTACAGCCCGATATCAGACTTGGTAGACAAAGAGCAGTACGATATAAATGGAAAGACagaaaaaacaaagatattatGCCCCCCCATCTTTGGTGGcattaaaataagaattttaagcACTGACCATCAGGAATCTGGACCTCTCTGTATCTCTTGTACTGGCTGGGCAGTAACTCCTTGGTTCCACATTTCTCCTTCAGAATTCCCTCTGTCATTTCCATGACATCTTTGGCTTGCTGCAATCATATCAACATACAAATTCGAAATTGCTGTCCTTCTCCGATATTCAAAACATATACAATCATATTCAGATATACGGTAATTAAATTTGTATTCTTCTAGAACAAATTTTACCATCAAATAAACAAAAGTATCAGTCTAAAACAAAAATCTACAggtaaatgcatgtacatgtatatacaaaagtTAAGTTGTAAAAGATGTGTactgttatacatttattgcctTTTTTTCTATCAAACTGGTTCATTATATTGCTTAAATCTGTACAAGTACCCCATCCATTCCCTTTCTTACCTGTTTTGTTACATTGCCATAAATCAGTGCCTCAATAAACAGCTTGGATAGAAGATTAGGGATAAATTCTTGTAGTTTCTCTGCCGTTACCTCTGCAAAGTTTTCAGTTCAAGGTCAGTTTTACACGAATAGAGTATAAACCAATCATACAATCAAGACAAAGAAATTATTCTTGATAATACAAAGAGTGAAAGAGAAAAGATACTCAAGAAAAAGTAACTACCCTGTAGTTTTCTTCTACAAATTTAACCatcgtatttaaaaaaaaaattaacgtaaataaaaacaactacTGGCACTGATATATACTATACAACAGTGTTCTTTCATTTATGTAACAAAGCTCTATCAATAAAATCTTTGAGAAAAGCACGAAATTGACTTTTGAGATGACCCCCATATAAGACTGACCGGCAGCTGACTGGAGTAACTCGGCTTTTGTCCACTGAATTTCAGCCATCAAATTATTGGTGTAGTAGATAGAGTGTTGGTAGGGCTCCTCGGCATAGAAATTACGCAGACCTCTCATGTACTACAAGAACAACAACAGCATTGTAGTTTGTTCAAACTTGCAATATTTCAGAACAATTATTGCATAttagtttattttcaaacaacagatacagttgaacttcaatATATTggacactgatatctcgaatacaatggatatgccGAAGTggtttgtaagtcccaaccacttaatttttaagaattttaccaTTGATATTTCAAATACTCTGATAACTCtatgtttttaaacagtcccatctagtttgagataacgaTGTTTGACTGTTTCAGAATAATCATTGTGTTGTGGTTTATTCAAAGTAATCAATATTCTTGAAGACAACCAATACAGTTTACCCATGCATATTGTCCATGGAGAAACTCTATCTAAAAACTTGCATGGGAATGACAGTCATGTGATTTATATTTACTTACACTTGACAACTTACcatttctttgtaaatttcaaatCGCTTTGGATCCACTTTAAAGTCGGTTAGTTTTTCTAGGATTTTCCTTAAAAGAACTGGCTGTTTTTCATGATACCCTTTCACTTGGAGCTACAAAAGAATTCATGTACCAGTAGATGATTTTGCACTTCATAACATGATTCTGATTTTAATCTACATGTCAATTTGTTTAGGTAACTAAATCATCATAATCACAAGTATCtaaatgtatatgtgtataaAGTCTTTTATAATACTGCTACATTCATCATTCTATTAATCCTATTTGCAAGTCTTTCTCACAGCTAACAGTGACATGAACtgaaatactgtggaatcattaaaatttgtggtggctcaattttcatgggTAGGCCCCAATGAATTTACAACCTGAGATACCAAAAACGAATTTTGAAACAGTGAACTTTCTTACTAAATCTGAAAATCGACGCATCCACGAAActacatccccacgaataagcaaaaaatgcacaatccacaaaaattggcccccatgaatataaatgattccacagtacacaGCAAATTCTGATTCACTTACCACCATTCCACAGACTGTGTTCATGAGGTCGTAACTCAGGCCAGCTAACTCTGCGTCATACGCGTACTCGTTCAGTGCGTCCTTGAAGAGCTCAGTGAACAGGCCGGCCATGTTACAGTTCAGTGGATCTGTGTAAGCTATTGGACTAAAAATAGCATGAAAGAGTGCTAAAAATAACCCATTAAAGATACATGTCAGGATTTCATGtactaataaaataaataatcattctTCATGCAGGACCAAATTTCTGGGTTTTCTTGGATACATATGCCTATGATTACTGGTACATTATTTGAACACACAGTTCAACTACATGGACATATTTTATTTGGTCtctattaaataaaatgattgatttaaatgttaaacatttctgagtaaaatttgtccagtaacaatatttcatatttatatttcacaTGAACTTTGTGACAGATTTCACAGTTTTTATGTCTTCCTACGACCACATTGaattgaaagagagagagagagagagagagagagagagagagagagagagagagagagagagagaggaataTTACTCTTCAAAACACATACCTTGAAATGTCAAAACTCAAACAAGCTTTGGGCAATAAGAATTTGTCATCCTGTTTGAACCATAACCTTGACAATCCTGTTTCTTTGATCATCTCTGGCAAAGCGGGGCTCTACAAAAGATTGTCACTGATGATCAATCCTATAGAACTAACCAAATATTCAGTTTATGTCCTGGTAAAGAAAGTTTCAAATTGTCAGACTTACAAATTGAAAGCAAGTCTCAAATTGTTAGATCTTCTTTAAATACAAAACTTACATCTTTTTCTCTTGGAACAACTTCGAAATTTGTTGGGATAAACTCATTTCTTGGTGGAAGATGAAGATTCTCACTCAATCCACAATTCTTCCATTTCTATAAACAAgataacaaaattttttttttaaaaattcaaaacaatggcTGACATTAAGCAAATGATTTCATAAATCCAGTTCAGCTGATTGCTTTGCTCACCTGAATTTTCTCATCAGGTATATCCTCCAACTTGTATTCAGTGCCATACCATTTCTCCTTCTGGTCAGCAATATCTGCAAACTTCTTGGCGATTACTCCGATTCTGTTGGTAAAGATCAAAATGTACaccaatttttatttgcatGCAAGAAAAGTTTAATATAAGGTTCAAGAGAGCCCTATTCCAGAACAACATTTTGCCACAAATCATTCCAAAAGTATtcttttatatatcatatttcatcTTCATAGGCTCTGTTGCCAAAAAAAAAGTCACCACAAACCAGTTAACCATTCGTAAACCGCAAGTACAAGTTGCTGTAATTTTAGTATACAATAATCTTCTAATTCATGATATACTTATTTCACCAAACTGAGACAGTTCATTCCAGTGTTTAATCTGACCTCATGGTTTCAGGAACCAGTTTATCCAGCACCATTGTGATGAGGTCGGGTCTGTACTCTGTCAACAGGTAGGAGCCACTTAACACCTCAGGGAGCGGGTATTTCTACGAGTAGAGAGCATTGGCATAAAAAAGGCTGCTATATTTCAACATATAAACTTATGAGAGAGGGTGATTCTAGATCTAGGAGCAGAGAACATTGATATCAAAAGCTGTTAAAGTTAACAAAATGTTTCTTAATATATCAACTTACATgatcttttacaaaaaaatacccaccttttaatatttaataaacaagAAAACAGGTAAAAATGTGTGAAAAGATAACATTCCATTACAGTTTCTAAGAAGATGCATTCATACTGGAAACTAAGTACTTGAAGTGGGCTATAGaattcaaaatcataaattccATGCAAAGTACTAGTAACTCTTTTTCAACCATCACTAAAATAGCCCCACCTGCATTCTCCTTGCCAGGAAGGAGGTGTAGTTGATTGGCTTCTCCTTGTCCTTGAACCTGAATATCATGTCGGACAGTTGCTGGCACTCCTTGTAGACCCACTCCTGGGGGCCCTCCTTCCTCAGCATCTCAATGTACTGAAACATCATCAGCAAAATGTCGTCCACATGTTCTACACAGAAATAGATATAGCATGTAGTATGGTATTAATATGTATACTAGAACATCATTAGCAGAATATTGTCTACATGttctacaaagaaataaatataaatatagcaTGTATGGTATAAATTTACTTGAACATCATCAGTAGAATATCATATACCAGGTACACGTTCTACAGAAAAATTTAGAATCAAAATAAAGCactaaaaaacccaaaatatttAGGTATCATTTTAATGCAGCTTTTGTATACTTTTTTCTTTTCCatatgtataaataaacatGAACATCATCATCAGAAAGTTGTATACACGTTCTCTAAGAAATGCACtcagatttacatgtacaagaataTTAACGTTGTCTGCATGTTTTATTAAGAAacacaaatatttctataatttttaaagagtcAGTCTGGATTTAAAATcatagctttaaaaaaaaatactaaaccggtacaaaaaaaaatgtatatcacaTATGAAAGACAGAATTGTTGACAGGTAAAAGTACACAGAGTTGATACAAACCTAATCCTTCCTCTGACAAATCGAAATCAATCCTAAAGAACATGAATCCATTGGCTCCATCTGTCTGTCCCCCACACAGGGAGTTCACCCAACCTGTGGATAGAATCATGGTGCATATTGATAGCGACattacatgttaacataaaagctataataatgtaaatgttTAATGTACCAGATAACAAACATTTTACCCAACTTTTGAATAGAAAATGATGACACAGACTTCCTACGACTCCATTAGTAACGAGAAGCCATGTCCAATGATAATTTACCTTTTTGTTTGAGCTCTGATAACAAACTGCCTCTTCCTTCATGTCCAATCAAATGTCCCAGAATATGCCCTGGCTATAgaagaaaattatgaaattatttaatcTTGTGtttccatttacatgtactctGTATTTGAAATGTCTAATTTcccagaaatatttttttctgttaatacACATGAAGTACATTAACACTAATGTTAAACTTTTACTTTTCTCAAGATGTCAAAGAACTCAAATTTATCTCCCTTTATTCACAGTGATAGTGAAAGAAGTTGCAACAACACTGAAAGTGTTTATAACTTGCAACAGacaagattttcaaaataacagATGAACTTGAAATAACTCTGAAACTCTTACATTAGATGAATAATAGTCGGACAGGTCTGGAATGGTCCAGGAAACTGACAAGTTCCTCAAATCTTTCACCGGGACAGCATAAAATATCTTCTACAATGTAAAGCATGATGTGTCAGTTATCTCATTACAAGCACTAGAGAAGGaattatcaaattaatataaaaatttgcTGACGACATCATTTGAAGACTTACTTTGACATGTTCTGGACCGTAGGGACCTTCAGACCAAAAGGGAATGTCCACCGACTTATTCTCCACAGGACAAAACAGTGGTACCACCATCTCCGACAGCTCATCTAAGGACTCTGAAGATAATACACAAACAAACTGTATTCCTCATATCATATGAACAGCAGTTGAAAACACGTCAGAATGCATGATTCATCATTCATATATGGCTAATATATTGGAATTATATGTATCTGATTGAGAAGCATAGCAGAGCTGTCTTGATATTTCTTTAGGTAAACGTATGAATACTGGTGCATAATTATTTCTATCTTTGTATGTTTCTTTAGTTTCTATTCCATGTCTGAATAAAACAGAAACATATGTCCCactactgtaaacgtattatatttgatgtgtacgatatttggcgaaAATAAAGTTTTGAACAAGTTGGAGCGAATTTGAATAAGTGTATTCCTGAATGTTGCaattcttatacatatatgaatgatatttagcaatgtacttgatttagcggaagccgcattccgccaaaagcgctaaatagaatacacaaccaaatgtagtacgtttacagtatattcCTATGCATATGttgatcaattttttgttttctaaGTAAAGTTGATAGAGATCGAGTAGGATGTCTTAACTCACCTTTTCCTAACACAGCCAATGACATGATGTTGGAGGAGTAATACTTGGAATGGAACTTCAGAAGTTCATCTCTGGTGTTGATTCCTTTGGACTTAGGAATGGTATCCAAGGTGTCTTTATTCCCTGTTAGATTATAAAGACAGGCATTTCACTTCCT
This is a stretch of genomic DNA from Crassostrea angulata isolate pt1a10 chromosome 4, ASM2561291v2, whole genome shotgun sequence. It encodes these proteins:
- the LOC128180557 gene encoding insulin-degrading enzyme-like isoform X2 — encoded protein: MSNAYTSSENTNYFFDVRSENLPGALDRFAQFFLCPLFTPSATDREVNAVNSENDKNLQQDPWRFNMLDKALGNPDHEFTNYGTGNKDTLDTIPKSKGINTRDELLKFHSKYYSSNIMSLAVLGKESLDELSEMVVPLFCPVENKSVDIPFWSEGPYGPEHVKKIFYAVPVKDLRNLSVSWTIPDLSDYYSSNPGHILGHLIGHEGRGSLLSELKQKGWVNSLCGGQTDGANGFMFFRIDFDLSEEGLEHVDDILLMMFQYIEMLRKEGPQEWVYKECQQLSDMIFRFKDKEKPINYTSFLARRMQKYPLPEVLSGSYLLTEYRPDLITMVLDKLVPETMRIGVIAKKFADIADQKEKWYGTEYKLEDIPDEKIQKWKNCGLSENLHLPPRNEFIPTNFEVVPREKDSPALPEMIKETGLSRLWFKQDDKFLLPKACLSFDISSPIAYTDPLNCNMAGLFTELFKDALNEYAYDAELAGLSYDLMNTVCGMVLQVKGYHEKQPVLLRKILEKLTDFKVDPKRFEIYKEMYMRGLRNFYAEEPYQHSIYYTNNLMAEIQWTKAELLQSAAEVTAEKLQEFIPNLLSKLFIEALIYGNVTKQQAKDVMEMTEGILKEKCGTKELLPSQYKRYREVQIPDGCYYLYQTDNKVHKSSSICIYYQCGMQDTLPNMLLELLVQILAEPCFNILRTKEQLGYIVFSGVRRARGVQGLRVIIQSDRPPQYVDDRVEAFLNHMETVIRDMSQEEYDKHVGALATKRMEKTKKINEQNMKYWSEIISNTYNFDRDEIEVACLKNIKKDDLIMFFKDFVAINAPHRHKLSIHILPTSEELNTNTLSPEDNGADLLPVPTNLPKPCVVEDIADFKRHMGLYPLPKPFIDIGKAKSKL
- the LOC128180557 gene encoding insulin-degrading enzyme-like isoform X1 codes for the protein MFSRATSFFRSASPSLRKVKFSYLSVPSYLQAPLRSVSAMANQNALEIFEHNSIIRSDGDKRIYRAMKLNNGLKVVLVSDPDTDKASAALDVHVGFMKDPKDLPGLAHFCEHMLFLGTKKYEEENAYNKFLSEHGGMSNAYTSSENTNYFFDVRSENLPGALDRFAQFFLCPLFTPSATDREVNAVNSENDKNLQQDPWRFNMLDKALGNPDHEFTNYGTGNKDTLDTIPKSKGINTRDELLKFHSKYYSSNIMSLAVLGKESLDELSEMVVPLFCPVENKSVDIPFWSEGPYGPEHVKKIFYAVPVKDLRNLSVSWTIPDLSDYYSSNPGHILGHLIGHEGRGSLLSELKQKGWVNSLCGGQTDGANGFMFFRIDFDLSEEGLEHVDDILLMMFQYIEMLRKEGPQEWVYKECQQLSDMIFRFKDKEKPINYTSFLARRMQKYPLPEVLSGSYLLTEYRPDLITMVLDKLVPETMRIGVIAKKFADIADQKEKWYGTEYKLEDIPDEKIQKWKNCGLSENLHLPPRNEFIPTNFEVVPREKDSPALPEMIKETGLSRLWFKQDDKFLLPKACLSFDISSPIAYTDPLNCNMAGLFTELFKDALNEYAYDAELAGLSYDLMNTVCGMVLQVKGYHEKQPVLLRKILEKLTDFKVDPKRFEIYKEMYMRGLRNFYAEEPYQHSIYYTNNLMAEIQWTKAELLQSAAEVTAEKLQEFIPNLLSKLFIEALIYGNVTKQQAKDVMEMTEGILKEKCGTKELLPSQYKRYREVQIPDGCYYLYQTDNKVHKSSSICIYYQCGMQDTLPNMLLELLVQILAEPCFNILRTKEQLGYIVFSGVRRARGVQGLRVIIQSDRPPQYVDDRVEAFLNHMETVIRDMSQEEYDKHVGALATKRMEKTKKINEQNMKYWSEIISNTYNFDRDEIEVACLKNIKKDDLIMFFKDFVAINAPHRHKLSIHILPTSEELNTNTLSPEDNGADLLPVPTNLPKPCVVEDIADFKRHMGLYPLPKPFIDIGKAKSKL